The Setaria italica strain Yugu1 chromosome IX, Setaria_italica_v2.0, whole genome shotgun sequence genome has a window encoding:
- the LOC101768133 gene encoding homeobox-leucine zipper protein HOX21 isoform X2, which yields MRPMASNGMASSPSPFFPPNFLLQMQQTPHDHDPQEHHHHHHEHHLPPPLHPHHNPFLSSSQCPSLQDFRGMAPMLGKRPMYGADVGGGDETNGGGGVNEDELSDDGSQAGEKKRRLNVEQVRTLEKNFELGNKLEPERKLQLARALGLQPRQVAIWFQNRRARWKTKQLEKDYDALKRQLDAVKADNDALLSHNKKLQAEILALKGREAGSELINLNKETEASCSNRSENSSEINLDISRTPPSEGPMDPPPPDHQHPSSGGGGGGGMIPFYPSAGRPSGVDIDQLLHTTSVPKLEQHSGGGVQGAETASFGNLLCGVDEPPPFWPWADHQHFH from the exons ATGAGGCCAATGGCCAGCAATGGCATGGCGTCCTCCCCCTCGCCATTCTTCCCTCCAAACTTCCTCCTCCAAATGCAGCAGACGCCTCACGATCATGACCCCcaagaacaccaccaccaccaccatgagcaccacctccctcctccccttcaTCCTCACCACAACCCCTTCCTCTCATCCTCCCAATGCCCCTCTCTGCAAGACTTCCGAG GTATGGCGCCAATGCTGGGGAAGCGGCCGATGTACGGCgcggacgtcgggggcggcgacgagacgaacggcggcggcggcgtaaaCGAGGACGAGCTGTCGGACGACGGGTCGCAGGCTggggagaagaagcggcggctGAACGTGGAGCAGGTGCGGACGCTGGAGAAGAACTTCGAGCTCGGGAACAAGCTGGAGCCGGAGCGGAAGCTGCAGCtggcgcgcgcgctgggccTGCAGCCGCGGCAGGTGGCCATCTGGTTCCAGAACCGCCGCGCGCGGTGGAAGACGAAGCAGCTGGAGAAGGACTACGACGCGCTCAAGCGCCAGCTCGACGCCGTCAAGGCCGACAACGACGCCCTCCTCTCCCACAACAAGAAGCTCCAGGCCGAG ATACTGGCGTTGAAGGGCAGGGAGGCAGGGTCGGAGCTGATCAACCTCAACAAGGAGACGGAGGCGTCCTGCAGCAACCGCAGCGAGAACAGCTCCGAGATCAACCTCGACATCTCGCGCACGCCACCGTCCGAGGGCCCGATGgaccctccgccgccggatcATCAGCAccccagcagcggcggcggcggcggcggcggcatgatcCCGTTCTACCCTtctgccggccgcccctccggCGTCGACATCGACCAGCTCCTGCACACCACGTCGGTGCCCAAGCTGGAGCagcacagcggcggcggcgtccagggTGCGGAAACCGCCAGCTTCGGCAACCTCCTGTGCGgcgtcgacgagccgccgccgttcTGGCCGTGGGCCGACCACCAGCACTTCCATTGA
- the LOC101768133 gene encoding homeobox-leucine zipper protein HOX21 isoform X1: MRPMASNGMASSPSPFFPPNFLLQMQQTPHDHDPQEHHHHHHEHHLPPPLHPHHNPFLSSSQCPSLQDFRGMAPMLGKRPMYGADVGGGDETNGGGGVNEDELSDDGSQAGEKKRRLNVEQVRTLEKNFELGNKLEPERKLQLARALGLQPRQVAIWFQNRRARWKTKQLEKDYDALKRQLDAVKADNDALLSHNKKLQAEFLARVALQILALKGREAGSELINLNKETEASCSNRSENSSEINLDISRTPPSEGPMDPPPPDHQHPSSGGGGGGGMIPFYPSAGRPSGVDIDQLLHTTSVPKLEQHSGGGVQGAETASFGNLLCGVDEPPPFWPWADHQHFH; the protein is encoded by the exons ATGAGGCCAATGGCCAGCAATGGCATGGCGTCCTCCCCCTCGCCATTCTTCCCTCCAAACTTCCTCCTCCAAATGCAGCAGACGCCTCACGATCATGACCCCcaagaacaccaccaccaccaccatgagcaccacctccctcctccccttcaTCCTCACCACAACCCCTTCCTCTCATCCTCCCAATGCCCCTCTCTGCAAGACTTCCGAG GTATGGCGCCAATGCTGGGGAAGCGGCCGATGTACGGCgcggacgtcgggggcggcgacgagacgaacggcggcggcggcgtaaaCGAGGACGAGCTGTCGGACGACGGGTCGCAGGCTggggagaagaagcggcggctGAACGTGGAGCAGGTGCGGACGCTGGAGAAGAACTTCGAGCTCGGGAACAAGCTGGAGCCGGAGCGGAAGCTGCAGCtggcgcgcgcgctgggccTGCAGCCGCGGCAGGTGGCCATCTGGTTCCAGAACCGCCGCGCGCGGTGGAAGACGAAGCAGCTGGAGAAGGACTACGACGCGCTCAAGCGCCAGCTCGACGCCGTCAAGGCCGACAACGACGCCCTCCTCTCCCACAACAAGAAGCTCCAGGCCGAG TTCTTGGCTCGAGTGGCGTTGCAGATACTGGCGTTGAAGGGCAGGGAGGCAGGGTCGGAGCTGATCAACCTCAACAAGGAGACGGAGGCGTCCTGCAGCAACCGCAGCGAGAACAGCTCCGAGATCAACCTCGACATCTCGCGCACGCCACCGTCCGAGGGCCCGATGgaccctccgccgccggatcATCAGCAccccagcagcggcggcggcggcggcggcggcatgatcCCGTTCTACCCTtctgccggccgcccctccggCGTCGACATCGACCAGCTCCTGCACACCACGTCGGTGCCCAAGCTGGAGCagcacagcggcggcggcgtccagggTGCGGAAACCGCCAGCTTCGGCAACCTCCTGTGCGgcgtcgacgagccgccgccgttcTGGCCGTGGGCCGACCACCAGCACTTCCATTGA